A genomic stretch from Methanobacterium sp. includes:
- a CDS encoding tRNA (guanine(26)-N(2))-dimethyltransferase — MDIKTIHEGLVEIKTPEFHKISSKAPVFYNPAMELNRDLSILAIKTFEQELEQEISICDAFGGSGIRGVRYAREIDNVSNVVISDINPLAIQCAKENIEINNLDNVKVYREDANILLRKCRGKFDVVDIDPFGTPSPFIESAGISLKAGGMICATATDTSALCGTYKEPCIRKYSAKPLKTEYCHEIGIRILAGFIARTLSKYKKCIEMKFAHSSEHYMRIYATISKGAKITDESLKNIGYILHCDNCLNRAVVKGFAPLTPAKCPVCSKNFKIAGPLWCGNILDSTFIDGMIKNMETTKINQEKKACKLLKMTQIESKAPPTHYDLHEASKNLKISAPRLDDVLDSLEERGFFASRTHFKPTGIKTDAPVTVLKEIITALHIKD; from the coding sequence ATGGACATTAAAACTATTCACGAAGGACTTGTGGAGATAAAAACTCCTGAATTTCATAAGATATCATCAAAAGCACCAGTTTTTTATAATCCTGCAATGGAATTAAACAGAGACCTATCTATACTTGCAATAAAAACTTTTGAGCAGGAATTAGAGCAAGAAATTAGTATATGTGACGCTTTCGGCGGAAGTGGAATTAGAGGAGTAAGATATGCTCGAGAAATAGACAACGTTTCTAATGTGGTTATAAGTGACATAAATCCACTGGCAATTCAATGTGCAAAGGAAAATATTGAAATAAACAACTTAGACAATGTTAAAGTTTATAGGGAAGATGCAAATATTTTACTTAGAAAATGCAGGGGAAAATTTGATGTTGTAGATATAGATCCATTTGGAACACCATCCCCCTTCATTGAATCTGCAGGAATAAGCTTAAAAGCCGGTGGAATGATTTGTGCAACCGCAACAGACACATCTGCACTATGCGGAACATATAAAGAACCATGCATCCGAAAATACAGTGCTAAACCTCTTAAAACAGAATATTGTCATGAGATTGGAATCAGGATTCTTGCAGGTTTCATTGCACGAACTTTATCCAAATATAAAAAGTGCATTGAAATGAAATTCGCCCACAGCAGCGAACATTACATGAGAATATATGCAACCATATCCAAAGGAGCTAAAATTACTGATGAATCCTTAAAAAACATAGGATACATACTGCACTGCGATAATTGCCTTAATAGAGCTGTCGTTAAAGGATTTGCACCATTAACACCCGCAAAATGTCCTGTTTGCAGTAAAAACTTTAAAATTGCAGGACCTCTATGGTGTGGGAATATCTTAGATTCTACTTTTATAGATGGAATGATAAAAAATATGGAAACTACAAAGATAAATCAAGAAAAAAAAGCATGTAAGTTACTTAAAATGACCCAAATCGAATCAAAAGCACCCCCTACCCATTATGATCTTCATGAAGCAAGTAAAAATTTAAAAATAAGCGCACCTCGTTTGGATGATGTTTTAGACTCACTTGAAGAAAGAGGTTTTTTTGCATCAAGAACTCATTTTAAGCCCACTGGAATAAAAACAGATGCCCCCGTAACTGTTTTAAAGGAAATAATCACAGCGCTCCATATAAAGGATTAA
- a CDS encoding CPBP family intramembrane metalloprotease, whose product MKACPKCEHNNDEDAKYCSVCGSSLKTSKNFLNNAYQGKNNWWIYLITILSTWGVQVLIGIVGGIVLVIFLIMQNGISTDFTSYLYNPFLLLPLTLVSFAASYAIFYIFTRFIHKKKFISFITTESKINWRRILKGAGLWLAILSIFTVISILTNPGEFKFTFNLGAFGILLIISLITFPIQASFEEVFFRGYLMQGIGLLSKKPIMPLLATSILFALMHVLNGPNGTVSGFAVAETLIIGLMFGVITLGENSIETATGMHVINNIYASLIVSTQDSVLGNVPSVFTAPYDPYSSILWSFIVALIAITIIFWGKKDKLLAIFKWKDAELN is encoded by the coding sequence ATGAAAGCATGTCCAAAATGTGAACATAATAATGATGAAGATGCTAAATACTGCTCAGTGTGTGGTTCATCCTTAAAAACATCAAAAAACTTTTTAAACAATGCATATCAAGGTAAAAACAATTGGTGGATATATCTGATTACAATCCTATCAACATGGGGCGTACAAGTGTTAATAGGGATTGTAGGTGGAATTGTTTTAGTTATATTCTTGATCATGCAAAATGGAATTTCAACTGATTTTACAAGCTATTTATATAATCCATTCCTCCTATTGCCATTAACGTTGGTGAGCTTTGCAGCATCCTACGCAATTTTTTATATTTTCACACGATTCATTCACAAAAAAAAGTTCATATCATTCATTACTACAGAATCCAAGATTAATTGGAGGAGAATACTTAAAGGAGCAGGGTTATGGCTTGCTATTTTAAGTATATTCACAGTTATATCTATTTTAACCAATCCTGGCGAGTTTAAATTTACTTTTAATCTGGGTGCATTTGGAATTCTTTTAATTATAAGCTTAATAACATTTCCAATTCAAGCATCCTTTGAAGAAGTGTTTTTTAGAGGATATTTAATGCAAGGAATCGGATTATTAAGTAAAAAGCCTATCATGCCTCTTTTAGCTACTTCTATTCTATTTGCATTGATGCATGTTTTGAACGGACCAAACGGGACAGTAAGTGGCTTTGCAGTTGCCGAAACACTTATAATTGGGTTGATGTTTGGTGTAATTACTCTGGGTGAAAACAGTATTGAAACAGCTACAGGGATGCACGTTATAAACAACATTTATGCATCATTAATAGTCAGCACTCAAGATAGCGTGCTGGGGAATGTGCCATCAGTCTTCACAGCACCATACGATCCCTACAGTAGCATATTATGGTCATTTATTGTTGCGTTAATTGCAATAACAATCATATTTTGGGGTAAAAAGGATAAATTACTGGCAATATTTAAATGGAAAGACGCAGAACTTAATTAA
- a CDS encoding metallophosphoesterase, giving the protein MNSKKTVKSLNVKTNILFSDKVEDPSVIDSAERIELIFSEDLDMGTVRDGIKLYKLKSDGKEQEIDVKINVDKNSQSVLYIRKSEAFSEGEEYKLSITGNVKSVNGASIREEFVNYFAVDYSFNLNSEGISDLNNERSLIICISDLHLGANDAYAELTHNRDALVNFLEHIRTSPNVKELVIAGDLIDEWFIPMHLDTFNGKTQLDFTKAVASNNKPVFDAFNNIIKEDNVKVTYVPGNHDILINSEDIQSIMPGISQSRDVRGLGAHTPTDFPELVIEHGHRYNFYCAPDYSNQSLTQTDTILPPGYFFTRMATSSVVQGRPKLDIPFPPVKKNDLGEVQFFYFLYWNVWKGLISDFPVEEGLFKKAINTGIDGFSDCYAIADVLPYQNSEDDYIDVNLYKGIIEGWDERQSNNLVSVKIPTDEAVLKGAFASHLDEQSGVQFFKNPDSDKRIVIFGHSHEARVITSFNEKEEKQVYVNSGTWIDKNKCTMTFVVVVPPKSEDSALAYVSLYQYSPSGDIKKLESQALTNIK; this is encoded by the coding sequence TTGAATTCTAAAAAAACTGTTAAATCATTAAATGTTAAAACGAACATTCTTTTCAGTGATAAAGTGGAAGATCCATCTGTTATTGATTCTGCAGAACGTATAGAATTAATATTCAGTGAAGATTTAGATATGGGTACTGTTAGGGATGGAATAAAACTTTATAAACTTAAATCTGATGGGAAAGAACAAGAAATAGATGTTAAAATAAATGTTGACAAGAATTCGCAATCTGTTCTTTATATCCGTAAATCTGAAGCATTTTCTGAAGGTGAAGAATATAAACTTTCCATTACTGGCAATGTAAAATCTGTTAATGGAGCATCGATAAGAGAAGAATTTGTTAATTATTTTGCAGTGGACTATTCTTTTAATTTAAATTCAGAAGGAATTTCAGATTTAAATAATGAAAGATCATTGATAATATGTATAAGTGATCTCCATTTAGGGGCCAATGACGCTTATGCTGAACTCACCCATAATCGTGATGCATTGGTTAATTTTTTAGAACATATTAGAACTTCTCCTAATGTAAAAGAACTGGTAATAGCTGGTGATTTGATTGATGAATGGTTCATCCCCATGCATTTAGACACATTCAATGGAAAAACCCAGCTAGACTTCACTAAAGCCGTAGCTTCTAATAATAAACCAGTTTTTGATGCTTTTAACAATATAATAAAAGAGGATAATGTAAAAGTCACCTACGTACCTGGAAATCATGATATATTAATAAATTCTGAAGATATTCAAAGTATCATGCCCGGAATATCTCAAAGCCGTGACGTGAGAGGATTGGGTGCACATACTCCAACTGATTTCCCGGAACTGGTCATTGAACATGGACATAGATACAATTTTTACTGCGCCCCAGATTATTCCAACCAATCTTTAACTCAAACTGATACTATATTGCCTCCAGGATACTTCTTTACTCGAATGGCCACCAGTTCAGTTGTACAGGGCCGCCCTAAACTGGATATTCCATTTCCGCCAGTTAAAAAAAATGATCTGGGCGAAGTCCAATTTTTTTACTTCCTTTACTGGAATGTGTGGAAAGGCCTCATCAGTGATTTCCCTGTAGAAGAGGGACTCTTTAAAAAGGCCATAAATACGGGTATCGATGGATTCAGTGATTGTTATGCTATAGCTGATGTTTTACCCTATCAAAACTCAGAAGATGATTATATTGATGTTAATTTGTATAAGGGGATTATTGAAGGCTGGGATGAGAGACAAAGTAACAATTTAGTTTCAGTTAAAATTCCGACTGATGAAGCAGTCCTGAAGGGAGCTTTTGCAAGTCATCTTGATGAGCAATCAGGTGTCCAATTCTTTAAAAATCCGGATTCTGATAAGAGAATTGTTATATTTGGACATTCTCATGAGGCACGGGTAATAACGTCTTTCAATGAAAAAGAAGAAAAACAAGTCTATGTAAATTCAGGTACATGGATAGATAAAAATAAATGTACTATGACATTTGTAGTTGTTGTACCTCCAAAAAGCGAAGATTCAGCTCTAGCTTATGTTAGCTTGTATCAATATTCTCCAAGTGGTGATATTAAAAAATTAGAGTCACAAGCACTCACCAATATTAAATAA
- a CDS encoding PAS domain S-box protein — MKKSQRQNSPKWNAIKIPLIYFIVGIIWILVSDRLLGTYITNSQFLTGMASLKGSLFVIITSILIYVLLYRQLVSMEHSKETLKEGESRYEQLYSSMNEGVALHNLIFDNKGVAVDYIIIDVNNAYENIIGVKKEKILDKKASEIYGTGKPPYIDIYAKVANTGVSDSFETYFEPMDKHFFISVFCPKKGHFATVFEDITERKKAEEALKESEAYYKTIFGNTGTATVIIEEDTTISLVNSEFESLSGYFKEEVEGKMRWMDFVVDKEDIKRMEKYNKVFKPEDVPRNYEFKFFNKIGEVKDVFITVALIPGTKKRLVSLLDITERKQSRIVLKKSLKEKELLLREVHHRVKNNLQIMSSLLNLQSGNIEDESVVEIFKDSQARIKSMALIHGKLYQSENLVSINFGEYIRSLVLNLLGTYASYGGITPKIETSDILFDIDTAIPCGLIVNELVMNSIKHAFPSLTEDKSASIPKEEYEIHIELYREKDHFKLIVGDNGMGIPEDLDISKAETLGLQLVDNLVSQLDGEIEINRINGTEFTITFKELKYKERV; from the coding sequence ATGAAAAAATCCCAACGCCAAAATAGTCCCAAGTGGAATGCAATTAAAATACCTTTAATTTATTTTATAGTTGGCATAATCTGGATTTTGGTTTCAGATCGGCTTTTAGGCACTTATATTACAAATAGCCAGTTTTTAACTGGAATGGCAAGCTTAAAAGGAAGTTTATTTGTTATTATCACATCTATTCTGATTTATGTTCTTTTATATAGACAGTTAGTTTCTATGGAACATTCTAAGGAAACATTGAAAGAGGGTGAATCAAGATACGAACAATTGTATTCCTCTATGAATGAGGGCGTTGCCTTACATAATCTAATATTTGATAATAAAGGCGTAGCAGTGGATTATATTATAATCGATGTAAATAATGCCTATGAAAATATAATTGGAGTTAAGAAAGAAAAAATCTTAGATAAAAAAGCATCTGAGATTTATGGCACGGGAAAACCGCCATACATTGATATATATGCCAAAGTCGCTAATACTGGAGTATCTGACTCATTTGAAACTTATTTTGAACCTATGGATAAACATTTCTTTATATCTGTATTTTGTCCCAAAAAGGGCCATTTTGCAACTGTTTTTGAAGATATAACTGAACGTAAAAAGGCTGAAGAAGCGCTTAAAGAATCTGAAGCTTATTATAAAACCATTTTTGGAAATACAGGGACTGCCACAGTAATAATTGAAGAAGATACAACAATATCTCTGGTTAATTCAGAATTTGAAAGCCTTTCCGGTTATTTTAAAGAAGAAGTTGAAGGTAAAATGCGCTGGATGGATTTTGTTGTTGATAAAGAAGATATAAAACGAATGGAAAAATATAATAAGGTGTTTAAACCTGAAGATGTTCCCCGAAATTATGAATTTAAATTTTTTAACAAAATTGGGGAAGTTAAAGATGTTTTCATTACAGTTGCACTAATTCCTGGAACTAAAAAAAGATTAGTTTCTCTTTTAGATATTACAGAACGTAAACAATCACGAATAGTTCTTAAAAAATCTCTTAAAGAGAAAGAACTGCTCCTTCGAGAAGTTCATCATCGAGTTAAAAATAATTTACAGATTATGTCCAGTCTATTAAATCTTCAGTCAGGAAATATTGAAGATGAAAGTGTTGTTGAAATATTTAAAGATAGTCAGGCCCGTATAAAGTCAATGGCACTTATTCATGGAAAATTGTACCAGTCTGAAAATTTGGTAAGTATCAATTTTGGAGAATACATCCGAAGCTTAGTTTTAAACCTATTGGGAACATATGCCTCTTATGGAGGTATCACTCCTAAAATAGAAACTAGTGATATACTATTTGACATTGATACTGCAATTCCATGTGGTTTAATTGTAAATGAGCTGGTAATGAACTCAATTAAACACGCTTTTCCTTCTCTCACTGAAGATAAATCAGCTTCAATCCCCAAAGAGGAATATGAAATACATATTGAACTTTACAGAGAAAAAGACCATTTTAAACTTATTGTGGGAGATAATGGGATGGGAATTCCTGAAGATTTAGATATTTCTAAAGCAGAAACACTGGGATTACAACTCGTTGATAATCTGGTTAGTCAGCTTGACGGGGAAATTGAGATTAATAGAATTAATGGAACTGAATTTACTATTACATTTAAAGAGTTAAAATATAAAGAGAGAGTTTAA
- a CDS encoding MTH1187 family thiamine-binding protein yields MITAELTVIPIGTGETSISKYVAVAVSVLDQIGIEYKLSGMGTSIETDDLDKLFAAVKAVHEAVFKEGAMRVATHIKIDDRRDVEKTMAEKVASVREKIK; encoded by the coding sequence ATGATAACTGCTGAACTTACCGTAATCCCTATTGGAACTGGAGAAACAAGTATAAGCAAATATGTGGCTGTTGCTGTGTCTGTTTTAGACCAGATAGGGATTGAATATAAATTAAGTGGGATGGGAACTTCTATAGAGACAGATGACCTTGATAAACTATTTGCTGCTGTAAAAGCTGTCCATGAAGCTGTGTTTAAAGAAGGAGCCATGAGAGTTGCGACTCATATAAAAATAGACGATAGACGCGACGTTGAAAAAACAATGGCTGAAAAAGTAGCTTCTGTTAGGGAAAAAATAAAATAA
- a CDS encoding TIGR00269 family protein — MVNVEDFNKYIENNVKNTVEKYKLLDKNEKIAVALSGGKDSILTLHMLNKFKDDYDLDLIAITIDEGISGYRNDGVEVARKNAEDLGVKLVEKSFGDELEFKLDDIHDFYKSACIPCGVFRRYLLNRTAYEVGAIKIATGHNLDDEIQSFLMTFARADFKRFRKFGPKLDTIHKKLIPRIKPLWNLPEKDVGMWAVLNNIDVHFAECPYSHTSARAKMKEFLNQMESEQKGTKSNILKSFQKTLQFEKKTAKLYECEKCGEPSSLNICKACEMIEEIKNSIL; from the coding sequence ATGGTAAATGTGGAAGATTTCAACAAATACATTGAAAACAATGTAAAAAATACAGTTGAAAAATATAAACTGCTGGATAAGAATGAAAAGATAGCAGTAGCATTATCTGGCGGAAAAGACAGTATTTTAACATTACACATGTTAAATAAATTTAAAGATGATTATGATCTTGATTTAATAGCCATAACTATTGATGAAGGTATTTCAGGGTATCGAAATGATGGTGTTGAAGTAGCAAGGAAAAATGCTGAAGATTTAGGGGTTAAATTAGTTGAAAAATCATTTGGCGACGAATTAGAATTTAAATTAGATGATATACATGATTTTTATAAGAGTGCATGCATACCATGTGGAGTATTCAGAAGATATTTATTGAACCGCACTGCCTATGAGGTTGGAGCTATTAAAATTGCAACAGGTCACAACTTAGATGATGAAATACAATCGTTTCTAATGACATTTGCAAGGGCTGATTTTAAGAGATTTAGGAAGTTTGGGCCAAAATTAGACACCATTCACAAAAAACTTATCCCCCGGATTAAACCGCTCTGGAATTTACCAGAAAAGGATGTAGGAATGTGGGCAGTTTTAAATAACATTGATGTGCATTTTGCAGAGTGTCCATACTCACACACGTCTGCAAGGGCTAAAATGAAGGAATTTTTAAACCAAATGGAATCTGAACAAAAAGGAACCAAGTCAAATATCCTTAAATCATTCCAAAAAACACTTCAATTTGAAAAAAAGACTGCAAAGTTATATGAATGCGAAAAATGCGGAGAACCATCTTCTTTAAATATTTGCAAAGCCTGTGAGATGATTGAAGAAATAAAAAACAGTATTTTATAA
- a CDS encoding GTP-binding protein encodes MKSSIYNITKKGERKNIEFKESLNKKYHLEKDRKQRLASQMKYRMERGDGEAIYFIGVDDDGNLKGLDEYKMEESLFVLKNIAQEIGSVILNLDKYPGDNGTVAQALIGKKNNVKKDHMLVGVAGHVDHGKSTLIGTLTTGNLDNGSGRTRIFLDLQKHEIERGLSADLSFAIYGFCNGETLRVKNPLNKKEKAKLVENCDKVISFVDTVGHEPWLRTTIRGIVGQKLNYGLVTVAANEGPTHITKEHLGIIMAMELPVIIAITKTDIVTDETVKEVKEKVFELLKLVGRIPFMVKTDTDAEFIAKNMNQHLVPVLNVSSLNGEGLNLLDHLFLNLPIQDNKYKRKKPFMMYIDKIYSVMGVGTVLSGTVRQGKVKKGDKLLLGPDGTGKFLDVSIKSIEMHHYKKDDAEAGDVVGISVTGVDIGDIKRGMIICAFDYDKVPVRDFEAEVAILVHPTTIREGYECITHIETISETAIIEPLDKEYMSAGDTGKVHMRFKYRPYCIKEGQKVIFREGRSKGIGSVTKIIE; translated from the coding sequence ATGAAAAGTAGCATCTATAATATTACAAAAAAAGGCGAGAGAAAAAATATTGAGTTTAAAGAAAGCCTAAACAAAAAATACCATCTGGAAAAAGATAGGAAACAACGCCTTGCATCTCAAATGAAATACCGAATGGAAAGGGGCGATGGCGAAGCTATTTATTTTATTGGTGTTGATGATGATGGTAACCTTAAAGGACTTGATGAATATAAAATGGAAGAATCACTTTTTGTTTTAAAAAATATCGCCCAAGAAATTGGTTCAGTCATTTTGAACCTTGATAAATATCCTGGAGACAATGGAACCGTTGCTCAAGCTTTAATTGGCAAAAAAAACAATGTCAAAAAGGATCATATGCTTGTAGGTGTTGCTGGACATGTAGACCATGGTAAAAGTACATTAATCGGGACTTTAACTACAGGAAACCTTGATAATGGATCTGGAAGAACCAGAATATTTTTAGATCTCCAAAAACATGAAATAGAACGTGGTCTTTCTGCTGATCTTTCATTTGCAATCTATGGATTCTGTAATGGTGAAACTTTAAGAGTTAAAAATCCATTAAACAAAAAAGAAAAAGCAAAATTGGTGGAAAACTGTGACAAGGTCATATCTTTTGTAGACACTGTAGGTCATGAGCCATGGCTTAGAACCACTATCAGAGGCATAGTGGGCCAAAAACTTAATTATGGCCTTGTAACTGTAGCAGCAAATGAAGGACCTACCCATATTACTAAAGAGCATCTTGGAATTATAATGGCCATGGAACTGCCAGTTATAATTGCAATCACCAAAACAGATATAGTGACTGATGAAACGGTAAAAGAAGTTAAGGAAAAGGTGTTTGAACTTTTAAAACTTGTGGGGAGAATACCTTTCATGGTGAAAACAGATACAGATGCAGAATTTATAGCAAAAAATATGAATCAGCATTTAGTTCCAGTATTAAATGTTTCATCTTTAAATGGTGAAGGTTTAAACCTGTTAGATCATTTATTTTTAAATCTTCCAATACAAGACAATAAATATAAGCGAAAAAAGCCATTTATGATGTATATTGACAAAATATATTCTGTAATGGGTGTTGGAACTGTTTTAAGTGGGACAGTAAGGCAAGGGAAAGTAAAAAAAGGAGATAAATTGCTTTTAGGTCCTGATGGAACTGGGAAGTTCCTGGATGTAAGCATTAAATCCATAGAAATGCATCATTATAAAAAAGATGATGCTGAGGCTGGAGATGTTGTTGGAATTTCTGTAACTGGTGTAGATATTGGTGATATTAAAAGAGGGATGATAATTTGCGCTTTTGATTATGATAAAGTTCCTGTAAGAGATTTTGAAGCCGAAGTAGCCATATTGGTACATCCAACAACAATTAGAGAAGGTTATGAGTGTATAACACATATTGAAACAATTTCAGAGACTGCAATCATTGAACCTCTTGATAAAGAGTATATGTCCGCCGGAGACACAGGTAAAGTGCATATGCGGTTTAAATACAGGCCTTATTGTATTAAAGAAGGTCAAAAGGTTATATTCCGTGAGGGGCGGAGTAAAGGGATTGGTTCTGTTACTAAAATTATTGAATAA
- a CDS encoding DUF1922 domain-containing protein has translation MYLIFRCDCGRAMYAKEGIMQKKCVCGKILKVKSRRIIAKAEDAQLASQKVRDLQEEKYGGAFFTTANKI, from the coding sequence ATGTATCTCATATTCCGATGCGACTGTGGACGTGCAATGTATGCAAAAGAGGGAATTATGCAAAAGAAATGCGTTTGCGGTAAAATATTAAAGGTGAAAAGTCGACGTATCATTGCAAAAGCAGAAGATGCGCAGTTAGCATCCCAAAAGGTTAGAGATCTTCAGGAAGAAAAATATGGCGGTGCATTTTTTACTACTGCAAATAAAATCTGA
- a CDS encoding TraB/GumN family protein: MAPESLEIIGTAHVSEKSVETVRNTILDKNPDVVAVELCINRYHNLMNEQYGEPQKNEFKIREVIKGKNLTLFLVSGFLSYMQRKIGDDVGVKPGSEMLAAINAAGEVGARVALIDRDISITLNRAINKMSYIEKMKFIYGLIASFFSKDDEIEDIDSITEGDALNEVMGYFQEMSPKAYDVLVTERDAYMAKMLLDIPEENVVAVVGAGHKGGITEYMENPDKIPPLSELLNIQKSKISLGKIILFSIPLIFILIFLLAFLNGINIQTSLIEYILITGCLAFAGSILSGSKIYSAITAFLAAPLTILHPLLAAGWFSGIVEAKLRKVGMDDLMDFKECESLGDFWKNNLFRVLLVVVGTNIGATIGAFITIPNVFYPLLLKIYGAIYPILLAIFNAFYPIIGKIFGWG, from the coding sequence ATGGCACCAGAATCACTTGAAATAATAGGAACAGCCCACGTATCCGAAAAAAGCGTTGAAACTGTTAGAAACACTATTTTAGACAAAAATCCAGATGTTGTTGCTGTTGAGTTGTGTATAAACCGTTACCACAATTTAATGAACGAACAATATGGAGAACCTCAAAAAAATGAATTTAAAATAAGAGAAGTAATAAAAGGGAAAAATTTAACCTTATTTTTAGTAAGTGGATTCTTATCGTATATGCAGCGTAAAATTGGCGATGATGTAGGAGTTAAACCCGGTTCAGAGATGTTAGCTGCAATAAATGCTGCAGGAGAAGTAGGGGCACGCGTAGCTTTAATAGATCGTGACATATCAATAACCTTAAACCGTGCCATAAATAAAATGAGCTACATTGAGAAAATGAAGTTTATATATGGATTAATAGCTTCTTTTTTCAGTAAAGATGACGAAATTGAAGACATAGACAGTATCACTGAAGGAGATGCTCTAAATGAAGTTATGGGCTATTTTCAGGAAATGTCTCCAAAGGCATATGATGTTTTAGTTACTGAAAGAGATGCCTACATGGCAAAAATGCTCCTGGATATCCCTGAAGAAAATGTGGTTGCTGTTGTGGGTGCAGGGCACAAAGGAGGAATTACAGAATATATGGAGAATCCAGATAAGATTCCTCCTCTTTCTGAGCTTTTAAATATTCAAAAATCAAAAATATCCCTAGGAAAAATCATTTTATTTTCAATTCCTCTAATTTTTATTTTAATTTTTTTACTTGCTTTTTTAAATGGAATTAATATACAAACCAGTCTTATAGAATATATTTTAATTACAGGATGCCTTGCTTTTGCTGGATCTATTCTTTCTGGTTCAAAGATTTATTCTGCCATTACAGCTTTTTTAGCTGCTCCCCTCACAATTTTACATCCATTACTTGCTGCAGGATGGTTTTCGGGAATTGTGGAAGCCAAACTGAGAAAAGTGGGAATGGACGATTTAATGGACTTTAAGGAATGTGAAAGTTTGGGGGATTTCTGGAAAAACAATCTTTTCAGAGTGTTATTAGTTGTAGTAGGAACTAATATTGGTGCCACAATAGGGGCATTCATTACAATACCCAATGTATTTTATCCATTACTTCTCAAGATTTATGGAGCAATTTATCCCATACTTCTCGCGATTTTTAATGCATTTTACCCTATAATTGGCAAGATTTTTGGATGGGGCTAA
- the comB gene encoding 2-phosphosulfolactate phosphatase, with protein MLVSLSFEKSFSEDVAIMVDVLRASTTITVALDKFSKVMAVKDKTNAMELAKKYDAVLAGEREGAKIEGFDTGNSPVEIKKFHGDCLVLTTSNGTRILEGMKAKALVGSFINAEAVAKKALEIAENHIEIVMAGVNGKFAIEDFLGAGEIISNLTDYKLDEMALSAYMASRNENMVNKAVKNSDSALKLKKLGYSEDITFCINKNLYSTVPLYQNGIIKKL; from the coding sequence ATGTTAGTTAGTTTAAGTTTTGAAAAGTCATTTTCTGAAGATGTTGCAATAATGGTGGATGTTTTAAGGGCAAGCACCACGATTACAGTTGCTTTAGATAAATTCAGCAAAGTAATGGCTGTAAAAGATAAAACGAATGCAATGGAACTTGCAAAAAAATATGATGCTGTTCTTGCTGGTGAAAGGGAAGGTGCAAAAATTGAAGGATTTGATACTGGAAATTCGCCTGTTGAAATAAAAAAGTTCCATGGAGATTGCTTAGTACTAACCACAAGCAATGGTACAAGAATTCTTGAAGGAATGAAAGCAAAAGCACTTGTTGGATCATTTATAAATGCAGAAGCAGTGGCAAAAAAGGCTTTAGAAATTGCTGAAAATCATATAGAAATTGTAATGGCTGGAGTTAATGGAAAATTTGCAATTGAGGATTTTCTTGGAGCAGGAGAAATAATATCAAACCTTACTGATTACAAACTTGATGAAATGGCGCTTTCGGCATATATGGCATCAAGAAATGAAAATATGGTAAATAAAGCTGTTAAAAACTCTGATTCTGCCTTAAAACTTAAAAAACTTGGATATTCAGAGGATATAACTTTTTGTATTAACAAAAATTTGTATAGCACTGTTCCCCTATACCAAAATGGAATCATAAAAAAACTATAG
- a CDS encoding TRAM domain-containing protein: MFGTDQGSKTAPLEEGEEYDVKIEDVGKEGDGITRINGFVVFVPDTKAGDEVRVKIVSVRRRFGFAEKI, from the coding sequence TTGTTCGGAACAGATCAAGGTTCAAAAACAGCCCCACTTGAAGAAGGGGAAGAATATGATGTTAAAATAGAAGATGTGGGTAAAGAAGGCGACGGTATTACCCGTATAAACGGTTTTGTAGTATTTGTACCAGACACTAAAGCTGGAGACGAGGTTAGAGTCAAAATTGTATCTGTAAGAAGACGTTTTGGTTTTGCAGAAAAAATTTAG